The following coding sequences are from one Ammospiza nelsoni isolate bAmmNel1 chromosome 5, bAmmNel1.pri, whole genome shotgun sequence window:
- the ATF7IP gene encoding activating transcription factor 7-interacting protein 1 isoform X3 encodes MDSTEEPQKKVFKARKTMRVSDRQQLEAVYKVKEELLKTTEVKLVNGKHENGDSDINSPLSNTDCAEVKKEINGVVDLCVNSEEGRTACDEISETKSPESRAGNMANDIESKPPVLSSENVAPEQAKDTDIAVKCEAENGVGSSKDNFHEENNKKDHLDQRKNDIPSEGESKPVCDISDSSEEKGETNYLPVNSSSSGEEKRTEEVTAEEIVGEAAISSSMEADQEKQEGSAEPAETTVSKTIDEPSESILDNTDSMETDDIIPILEKLAPAEDDLSCFSKSSLLPVDDTVADLEEKIDNCLGSPSKQESNESLPKEAFLVLSDEDDPCDEKEELVEGILPNKSSLPDEASKRKRSKSEDMDNVRSKHRRYMGEDYEAELQVKITARKDVDLKLQKIIQRLLEEKLTALQCAVFDKTLADLKTRMEKVECNKRHKTVLTEMQAKIARLTKRVGAAKEDLKKRQENVANAPVSPGKAAPDPANVNNATCRNAGTVRQMLESKRNVGESTPATFQAPANPVPASSLAASPAVVSGLPKLQTPVSSTSSLTTAVLPTANTATVVGTNTVPTGSTQSVSVSLQSLPVILHVPVAVSSQTQLLQGHTGTLVSNQPSGNVEFISVQNSSTVGSLTKTTVSLASTNTTKPNNIPLVPSPGIIRNSAASAGSIGTTLAVQAVPTSHPVAQTTRTSLPAVGTPGLYNATASRAPLQMKLPLSAFNSTAPTEPPPLAAPKIENQTSRPPTDTSSNKRPAEGTTQQLKQEETPSENKEAVEAAQMNFNFPEDVLFGLEEEEEDAKSIKNTHKQTGWAANLLKQWLAKNGKDPSFELVPVSELNDILREFYYTIRNHDGNTYSVASYKSMRAGLNRHLKMPPYNRQICLMKDKEFASANMVFVSVLKMLRMQGKDETHHHPPIAAEDLRKIKQSGVLGLHSPLALVNKVWFDLQLHFAKRGREILRDLAPDAFVVKMDKNGRRYAMFRYPGKGKNGEDPHKMGKMYDMPGDPNCPVFSLELYLSKLPPEPPAFYLHPLKLTSEQMQEQPVWYKREPMGVNYLGTMMPRISVAARLSQRYTNHSLRTTTIQLLCEAGLGPREIMAVTGHRSESAIRHYWGSAEVRYRAWSDIMENSAPSCRYSKIPNEVRKESVSGASTSSVKRTVLEQNKSLFPAKSLVPPGTNSVALVPEGRPALNYKSPVLLNRSSSKVFLPKSVTSGNLPAGPLQGCCSKPVFIKRVIKQEPMT; translated from the exons ATGGATAGCACAGAGGAACCTcagaaaaaagtctttaaagCACGAAAAACCATGAGAGTAAGTGATCGGCAACAACTTGAAGCTGTCTATAAGGTTAAAGAGGAGCTGTTGAAGACAACTGAAGTGAAACTGGTAAATGGAAAACATGAGAATGGAGACTCTGATATAAATTCCCCTTTAAGCAATACAGATTGTGCAGAAGtcaagaaagaaattaatggTGTGGTTGACTTGTGTGTTAACTCTGAAGAAGGAAGAACAGCTTGTGATGAAATTAGTGAGACCAAAAGCCCTGAAAGTAGGGCAGGAAACATGGCCAATGACATAGAATCCAAACCTCCAGTGCTGTCTTCAGAAAATGTTGCGCCTGAACAAGCTAAAGATACTGACATTGCAGTAAAATGTGAGGCTGAAAATGGAGTTGGTAGCAGTAAAGATAACttccatgaagaaaataataaaaaagatcATTTGGaccaaagaaagaatgatatCCCATCGGAAGGTGAAAGTAAACCAGTCTGTGATATTAGTGACTCTTCTGAAGAGAAGGGAGAAACAAATTATTTACCTGTTAATTCAAGTTCATCTGGTGAGGAAAAGAGGACTGAAGAAGTAACTGCTGAAGAGATTGTTGGAGAAGCAGCCATCTCTAGCAGTATGGAAGCTGACCAGGAAAAACAAGAAGGCAGTGCAGAACCTGCAGAAACCACTGTTTCGAAGACAATAGATGAGCCAAGTGAAAGTATCTTAGACAATACGGACTCTATGGAAACAGATGACATTATTCCAATTCTGGAAAAACTAGCCCCTGCTGAAGATGATCTGAGCTGTTTTTCTAAAAGTTCTCTGCTTCCAGTGGATGACACAGTCGCAGATTTAGAAGAGAAAATAGACAATTGTTTGGGTTCACCATCCAAGCAGGAAAGCAATGAAAGCCTGCCAAAAGAGGCTTTCTTAGTGCTGTCTGATGAAGATGATCCCTGTGATGAGAAGGAGGAACTTGTTGAAGGGATATTGCCAAACAAGTCAAGTCTTCCAG ATGAAGCATCAAAGAGAAAGCGTTCCAAATCTGAGGACATGGACAATGTTCGTTCTAAACATCGTCGGTACATGGGAGAAGATTATGAAGCAGAACTCCAAGTCAAAATTACTGCCAGAAAAGATGTTGACCTAAAATTACAAAAG ATTATCCAGAGACTGTTAGAAGAAAAACTTACGGCTTTACAGTGTGCGGTATTTGACAAGACTCTGGCAGACTTGAAAACCCGAATGGAGAAAGTAGAATGCAACAAAAGGCATAAAACTGTGCTTACTGAAATGCAG GCTAAAATTGCAAGATTGACAAAGCGGGTTGGAGCAGCCAAGGAGGACTTGAAGAAGAGACAGGAA AATGTGGCAAATGCACCTGTATCTCCAGGGAAAGCAGCCCCCGACCCTGCAAATGTAAACAATGCCACGTGCCG AAATGCTGGCACAGTAAGGCAGATGCTGGAGTCAAAGAGGAATGTAGGCGAGAGCACACCAGCAACTTTTCAAGCCCCTGCGAATCCAG TGCCTGCTTCCAGTCttgctgcttctccagcagTTGTCAGTGGACTTCCTAAGCTTCAGACTCCAGTGTCCTCCACCAGCTCTTTGACAACAGCAGTGCTTCCTACAGCTAACACGGCTACAGTTGTAGGCACTAACACAGTGCCCACTGGCAGCACTCAGTCAGTGTCTGTCTCATTGCAGTCTTTGCCTGTAATCCTGCATGTACCTGTGGCAGTGTCATCCCAGACTCAGCTTCTGCAAGGCCACACAGGGACTTTGGTCTCTAACCAGCCCTCAGGCAACGTTGAATTCATATCTGTGCAAAACTCGTCTACAGTTGGTAGCCTTACCAAAACGACAGTGTCTTTGGCATCAACTAACACAACTAAACCAAATAACATCCCACTTGTGCCCAGTCCTGGTATTATAAGGAActctgcagccagtgctgggtcTATAGGCACAACGTTGGCAGTACAGGCTGTTCCTACTTCACATCCTGTTGCCCAGACCACAAGGACTTCTTTGCCTGCAGTGGGTACTCCAGGACTTTATAATGCGACTGCCAGTCGAGCGCCCCTACAGATGAAGCTTCCTCTCTCTGCATTTAATAGTACAGCTCCTACTGAACCACCCCCCCTTGCAGCACCCAAGATTG AAAACCAGACAAGCAGGCCACCAACAGATACTTCGTCAAACAAGCGACCTGCTGAGGGAACAACACAG CAGTTGAAACAGGAAGAGACTccatcagaaaataaagaagcagTAGAAGCAGCACAGATGAATTTTAACTTCCCTGAGGATGTTCTCTTTGGcttggaggaagaggaagaggatgctAAGAGCATCAAAAACACCCACAAGCAGACTGGCTGGGCAGCTAACCTATTAAAACAGTGGCTGGCCAAAAATGGCAAGGATCCTAGCTTTGAATTGGTCCCAGTAAGTGAACTCAATGATATCCTAAGAGAGTTTTATTACACAATAAGAAATCACGATGGAAATACCTACAGTGTGGCAAGCTACAAGTCAATGCGTGCCGGCTTAAACCGGCATCTCAAAATGCCGCCTTACAATCGTCAGATTTGCTTAATGAAGGACAAAGAGTTTGCCAGTGCAAACATGGTGTTTGTGAGCGTGCTGAAGATGCTGCGCATGCAGGGGAAGGATGAGACTCACCACCATCCTCCTATAGCTGCCGAGGACTTGCGTAAGATTAAGCAATCTGGTGTGCTGGGTTTACACAGTCCCCTGGCACTCGTCAACAAGGTGTGGTTTGATTTGCAGTTGCATTTTGCCAAGCGAGGGAGGGAAATTCTGAGAGATCTGGCTCCAGATGCATTTGTGGTTAAGATGGACAAGAATGGGCGTCGATACGCTATGTTTAGATACCCTGGCAAAGGCAAAAATGGAGAAGATCCTCATAAAATGGGTAAAATGTATGATATGCCTGGGGACCCAAACTGTCCTGTATTTTCCTTGGAACTTTATTTGTCCAAGTTGCCTCCAGAGCCCCCTGCCTTTTACCTGCACCCTCTAAAGCTAACGTCAGAGCAAATGCAAGAACAGCCTGTCTGGTACAAAAGAGAACCAATGGGTGTGAACTACCTGGGTACCATGATGCCCAGGATAAGTGTGGCAGCCAGGCTCTCTCAGCGGTACACCAATCATTCTCTCCGAACTACCACCATCCAGCTACTATGTGAAGCAGGACTGGGGCCTAGGGAAATAATGGCAGTGACAGGCCATCGCTCCGAGTCTGCTATTAGGCACTACTGGGGATCTGCAGAGGTTCGCTACAGGGCCTGGTCAGATATAATGGAAAACAGTGCCCCCAGTTGTCGATATAGCAAGATCCCAAATGAAGTGAGAAAAGAATCCGTATCTGGTGCATCCACCTCCTCTGTGAAACGTACTGTTctagaacaaaacaaaagtttATTCCCTGCAAAATCTCTGGTGCCACCTGGCACTAACTCTGTGGCTTTAGTCCCTGAGGGACGCCCAGCGCTGAATTACAAAAGCCCAGTCCTGTTGAACCGCAGTTCATCCAAGGTGTTTCTCCCCAAGAGCGTGACCAGTGGGAACCTACCTGCTGGTCCCCTTCAAGGCTGTTGTAGCAAACCTGTCTTTATAAAGCGTGTGATAAAACAAGAGCCTATGACTTGA